The sequence below is a genomic window from Escherichia marmotae.
CGCGCTGTATATTCTTGGCGATCTGTTTGAAGCATGGATTGGCGACGATGATCCCAGCCCGTTTCATCGCCAGATGGCGGCGGCGATCAAAGCGGTATCCGACTCCGGCGTTCCCTGTTATTTCATTCATGGCAACCGTGATTTTCTGCTCGGCAAACGCTTTGCCCGTGAAAGCGGCATGACGTTATTGCCAGAAGAAAAAGTGCTCGAACTTTATGGCCGTCGGGTGCTGATTATGCATGGCGACACGCTGTGCACCGATGACGTCGGTTATCAGGCTTTTCGCGCCAAAGTCCACAAGCCCTGGTTGCAAACGCTATTCCTCGCCCTGCCGCTGTTTTTACGTAAACGTATTGCTGCGCGAATGCGCGCAAACAGTAAAGAAGCCAACAGCAGTAAATCGCTGGCGATCATGGACGTTAACCAAAACGCGGTGGTCAGTGCGATGGAAAAGCATCAGGTACAATGGCTGATCCACGGGCATACGCATCGCCCGGCGGTGCATGAACTCATCGCCAATGCGCAACCTGCTTTCCGCGTCGTGCTGGGAGCCTGGCATACCGAAGGTTCGATGGTGAAAGTCACGGCAGATGACGTTGAGCTAATCCATTTTCCTTTCTGACCGCGAATGAACAGATTCTGAAAAAGCGCCAGACTACCGCAACCTGTATATCTTTTTCTGAGTCAGCAAGGTAATAAGTCCCTGAGTGAAATAACAACAGGGAATATTATTATGCGACGCTGCAACGGATTTTTGATTTCTGGCATCGCCCTTACGGCAGGAGCGCCTCTGTGTATTAGCTGGTTTGGCCTTGTCGGCTTCTATTTTGGCGTATTGTCACTGGTAGTTGCTGCGGTCATTTCGTGGATAGTCTATTTCTGGCTCATTTACTTAGTACTCACCCGCCCCCATAACCAACGTTTTGTCGAAAGATTTGTATTGATTGTCGGTATTTGCTTTTTTCCGTGGAGCATTGTGCTGATATGGGCATTCTTTGCCAGTTCATCCAGAGCGCATAATCAACATGCAGATCAGATTAAAAACTCAACAAATGACGGTTAACCCCGCCTACGCAACCGTTTTCCTTGCTCTCTTTCCGTGCTATTCTCTGTGCCCTCTAAAGCCGAGAGTTGTGCACCACAGGAGTTTTAAGACGCATGTCTTCCCGCAATAATCCGGCGCGTGTCGCCATCGTGATGGGGTCCAAAAGCGACTGGGCTACCATGCAGTTCGCCGCCGAAATCTTCGAAATCCTGAATGTCCCGCACCACGTAGAAGTGGTATCTGCTCACCGCACCCCTGATAAACTGTTCAGCTTCGCTGAAAGCGCCGAAGAGAACGGTTATCAGGTGATTATTGCGGGCGCTGGCGGCGCAGCGCACCTGCCAGGCATGATTGCCGCAAAAACGCTGGTGCCGGTGCTGGGCGTACCAGTACAGAGCGCCGCACTGAGCGGTGTCGATAGCCTCTACTCCATCGTGCAAATGCCGCGCGGCATTCCGGTGGGTACGCTGGCGATTGGTAAAGCGGGCGCGGCAAACGCGGCGTTACTGACAGCACAAATTCTTGCTACTCATGATAAAGAACTGCACCAGCGTCTGAATGACTGGCGCAAAGCCCAGACCGACGAAGTACTGGAAAACCCGGACCCGCGAGGTGCGGCATGAAACAGGTTTGCGTCCTCGGTAACGGGCAGTTAGGCCGTATGTTGCGCCAGGCAGGCGAACCGTTAGGCATTGCTGTCTGGCCGGTCGGGCTGGACGCTGAACCGGCGGCGGTGCCTTTTCAACAAAGCGTGATTACCGCTGAGATCGAACGCTGGCCAGAAACCGCATTAACTCGCGAGCTGGCGCGCCATCCGGCCTTTGTGAACCGCGATGTATTCCCGATTATTGCCGATCGCCTGACTCAGAAGCAGCTTTTCGACAAACTTCACCTACCGACCGCGCCGTGGCAGTTACTTGCCGATCGCAGCGAGTGGCCTGCGGTGTTTGATCGTTTAGGTGAGCTGGCGATTGTTAAGCGTCGTATTGGTGGCTATGACGGTCGCGGTCAATGGCGTTTACGCGCCGATGAAACCGAACAGTTACCGGCTGAATGCTACGGCGAATGTATTGTCGAGCAGGGCATTAACTTCTCTGGCGAAGTGTCACTGGTTGGCGCGCGCGGCTTTGATGGCAGCACAGTGTTTTATCCGCTGACGCACAACCTGCATCAGGACGGTATTTTACGCACCAGCGTGGCTTTCCCGCAGGCCAATGCACCGCAGCAGGCGCAGGCCGAAGAAATGCTGTCAGCGATTATGCAGGAACTGGGTTATGTCGGTGTGATGGCGATGGAGTGTTTTGTCACCCCGCAAGGTCTGTTGATCAACGAACTGGCTCCGCGTGTGCATAACAGCGGTCACTGGACGCAAAACGGTGCCAGCATCAGCCAGTTTGAGCTGCACCTGCGGGCGATTACCGATCTGCCGTTACCGCAACCGGTGGTTAATAGCCCGTCGGTGATGATCAACCTGATTGGTAGCGATGTGAACTATGACTGGCTGAAACTGCCGCTGGTGCATCTGCACTGGTACGACAAAGAAGTACGCCCAGGTCGTAAAGTGGGGCATCTGAATTTGACCGACAGCGACACATCGCGTCTGACCGCGACGCTGGAAGCATTAATCCCACTGCTGCCGCCGGAGTATGCCAGCGGCGTGATTTGGGCGCAGAGTAAGTTCAGTTAACCTGGTGCTCATATTCTTGCCGGATGCGGCGGGAACGCCTTATCCAGCCTACCGATCCTGTACCGGTTGTAGGCCTGATAAGATGCGTCAAGCATCGCATCAGGCACAAATGCCTACGACGACAACGAAATACAGGTTCCCGCCTCGCCCGCCAGCGTCTCTTCAATTTGCGATAACGCACCAATCCACGCGGGTTTACCACGGCTTCTGACATAACCACTCACCGCCGTCACCTTCGGCCCCATCGAACCATCGGCTTTGGCAAATGGCGCTAACTCATCCGGTGTGGCATGGCGAATGGCGCGTTGCTGTGGCGTTCCCCAGTTTTCATATACCGCATCAGCATCGGTGAGGATCACCAGCCCATCGGCATTAATCTGCCTGGCGAGCAACGCAGCGGCGAGATCTTTATCAATCACCGCTTCACTCCCAGCTCCGTCATCCGTCACCGGAACACCGCCGCCGCCACTACAAATCACCACATGCCCCTCTTTGAGCAACAACTCAATGGCTTCGCTGTCGAGAATTTTACGCGGTTGTGGAGATGCCACCACCCGGCGCAAGTATTTACCGTCGCGTTTCATCTGCCAGCCATATGCCGTTTCCAGCGACTCTTGCTCTTCCGGCTGATAAACCGGACCGATAAACTTCTCTGGCTGCGAAAATGCCGGATCATCAGGTGAAACTTCAATGCGCGTCAGCACCGTCGTCACCGGTGGCATCTGCGGCTGTGCGCTCAAACTCTGCGCCAGCATATAGCCAATCATCCCCTGGCTTTCCGCCACCAGCACATCCAGCGGATACGGTTCCACCTCTTTCCACGCCAGATTCTGTAACGCCAGCAGCCCCACCTGCGGCCCGTTGCCGTGAACAATCGCCAGCCGATAAGAACGCGCCAGACGTGCCAGCGCGGGTACAGCACTGGCAATATTGCGATATTGATTTTCTGCCGTCAGCGCCTCACCGCGCTGGAGTAAGGCGTTGCCCCCAAGAGCTACAACCAGTGTTTTCATGGTGTTCCTTGTAATAATTGTTGACCAAGCCAGAACCCCAGCAGCGTATCTGCCCCTGACGTATGCCCCAGCGCCAACAGCGAATCAATCGCTGCTTCGATACGTTTCGGGCAACTCAGAGCATGAACAAAGTGCAGGAGTGGCGAGGCGAAATAGCCTTGGGCGGCGTAACGCAAATAACTAACGCTCACCGCCGTGGTAACGTGTTGAAGATTGTCGGAACAGGCAAAAAACGGGCGACCGGAGCGCGCATCTAAAGCGCCATAATACCAGGCCGCCAGCAGCATTCCGCTCAGCGTGTCATCATGACTTGGCGTTAATCCCGGACCTTTGCCCAGCCAGTGCCGCCAGTCGGTCTTAACGCCATTGAGTGCGGTCTGAAAACAGTGACGAAACTGGCGCAATTCAGCGGGTAGCGGATCGCTTAGCGCCAACACCAGTGGCCCAAAAAGCCCGGTTTCCTCCGCGCGTTGCATCCATGCAGCGGCAAGCGGTTGAGGATGCGCAGGCGGCGTAATACGTAGCAAACAATAACGCTGTGGCTGTTTAACCGTAAAACGCCCGAGGCAAATCCCTTGAGCCACAACTTGCGGTCGTTCATTGCCACGTAATCCACCGCATAACGCATCGAATTGCGCGCGGCGAAGCACCCATCCTCCGGGGCCGAAACCACTTCCCTGACGATGCAGCGTTAACAGTTCGCCGCTTTCCGTCAGCAGATTAATCGCCCGCCGCCAGACGCCCGCTAACCGCCAGGACTGGCGATAGTCTGGTGCGCTACGACTGGCAAGCAGAGGATGGATGATCGTCATCGCGCGTTCCTCAACCAATACCCATACTTTCAGCCAGGGCTTCCAGCGCCTGTTCAAAGCAGGCCAGCGGTGCCCGTACAGTGCCTGCCCCAATCTGCCCGATCCCCGCTTCTTTATGGGCGATACCAGTATTGATGAGCGGCGTAATGCCGGTTTCCACAACGCGACGAATATCCAGCCCCAGACATGCGCCCTGGAAATCCCAGCCGGGGATCGGCAACTGCATATTGCGTTCAAGGAAGATTTCCGCCATCTCTTCAGATACCGTTCTTGCAGCCTCCACGCCACCCGCACCGACAAAGCGCGTTACGCCTGGGGCGGCGATCATTGCCGCTCCACCGATACCAAAGGTTTCGGTAATCGCGCTATCGCCCATATCCGGATTCGCCTGCTCCTGCGAGAAGCCGGAGAAAAACAGACCTTGTGGAGTGTTAACTGGCGCAGTAAACCAGCGATCGCCCAGACCGCTTACCCGAATCCCAAACATATTGCCGTTGCGGGTCATTGCCGTAACGATGCTGCCCGCGCGGATCATCGCGCCTGCATCCATCGCCGCCTTGCAATAGGCCATCGCGAGATTGAGGAAGAACTGATCGGTCACGCTAAGGAAGTCCATCACCTCCGCGATTTGCTGTTTATCGTGATCGAGACGGGCGATTTGCGGTGCCAGCGCACGCATCAACAGTGCTGAGGAAGCAATGTTGCGTTGATGGAACTCATCGCCCATCGTAATGCCCTGCGCCATCATCGTGGTGAGATCGATACCATGCTCCATGCGCCCCAGCGCGGCGCTTAATACTGGCATCAACACATCGCGCATCCAGCGATGGCGAGTCAGAACATCTTCGCCATAGGCACCGAAACGCATCACTTTGCCGATACCTTCGTTGAGGTTGCAATACGCCCGGTTACCGTCGGTCACATTCTCAACCACCAGCATCGGCATACTGGCAGAGGTAATACCGCCCATTGGTCCGACAGCATTCACATGGTGGCAAGGAATGAAGTTCACTTCCCCCTGCTCCAGCATCGCCAAAGCCTGCGCTTCATCTTTTGCCCAGCCTTCGAACAGACATGCGCCCACGCACGCTCCTTTCATTGGCCCGGTCATCTCCTGCCAGCGCATCGGTGGCCCGGCGTGAAGCAGTGTTTTACCCTGATTTAACGCGCTAATGAGTGAAGAAGCCGGTTGCACATCCAGCCAGTGTGGACGAGCGCGACGAATTTGTTCGATAACCGCAGTATTGGCTTGCGCCACTGATGTAAACATGGGAACCCCTTATTGCAAACGTTCTAATAAACGAACCAGTTTTTTATTGCCGCCAGCGACTGGCACCCATTGGTAATGCACTACCGGTTTGCTGGCACTTTGAAGATCCAGCGCAAAACTGCGTAACCCGGCGTTAATCACAGCGACGTTTTTCAGTAATGATGGAATGTATTTATGCGTGGCTGGCGAAAGCGGATGAATCAGCGCCGCCGCCAGCAACGTGGCTTCTGGCAGTGAACTGACCACCGCGATCCCCGCATCTTCCAGTGTGGCAATTTGTTGCGAACGGCATTGCGGGTCACGTTCAGTACCCGTCACCGTGGCAATGGCATACAGAGGTTGACTATCTGGACGGGCGTCACAGGCTTGTTGCCATGCGCTTACCAGCGATGCGGCAGGATCGGCAGTCGCACCAAAACCAATCACCACATCGAGTAGCAATACACGCACTTGTGGTTTAGCACCGAGATCGGCAATCAACAGATTACGTAACGTCGGGTCGATCATCGGATGGGGACGCCCGACGGTGTAGAATCATCGCCCAGATCGAGGATCTGGTGACCATCAGCGTCCAGCATCATGCCGTGATGATGGGCATCGTCGGCTGGCACGCCCAGATGTCCGGCGAGTAATCCCGCCGCTTCGGCTGCCAGCGTACCGCCGGTATACAAGCCGCAAATAAATCCACTGCTGGCCGGAGCTATCGCATTACGTCGCGCTGTAACGCGTGAAAGCAGGCAAGCCAGACGCGCGGCATCATCCAGCGAGGAGGAAAACCACACATTCTCGTCACGAGTCGCCGTCGGGGTATAACCTAAAAACAGCGCCACCGTCGGTTTGCCGGTTACTTTCATGGCATTAACAATTTTCAGGCGCACGGCTTCGGCTGGCGGTTTTGAGACAAACGCCAGCACTTCGCTTTTCTCGTCTGCACTGAGCATTTCCAGCGCCGTCAGCGCACTGATGCCGCCCACTTCACGGCTGAGATCGCGCCCGCCCAGACCAATTGCGTGGGAGATCCCCTCCCCTGCCAGCGCAATCTGCGAGCACAATTCCTGGATCCCTGTACCAGAAGCGCCAATGACACCAATATTGCCTTCCGGCATCACATTAGCGAAAGCCAGCGGCGTAGAGGCAATCATCGACGTACCGCAATCCGGCCCCATCACCAGCAAGCCTTTTTCCCGCGCATGAGTTTTGAGTTGGATTTCGTCTTCCAGCGTGACGTTATCGGAGAACATCATCACGTTGAGGTTGCGATCCAGCGCCTGATTAGCCAGTTCCGCCGCGTACTCACCCGCCACTGAAATCAGCGCCAGATTAGCGTCGGGTAATTTCTGACAGGCGCTATCCCAGCGGCGCACCTGCGTTAACGCCAGGCTGCTGACCGTCCCCTGCGCCAGTTGCTTTAACGCCTCTTCAAGCTGCTGCATAATCGCCTGCGCGATCCCCGCATCCGCCGCTTCGCTACGAATTGCCACGCAAATATCGTTCGGCGTAGCGTTATTAAAATCGTCATGCCAGAAACCTGTAGTCTCTAATAACGCTTTATTAGCGGGCGTACCCATCATTACGGAAACATCATCAACATTTTCTGATTCGCTGAGTTTTCGTGAAATAATCATTAAACTGACCGAATCCTGAAAACACCCTTTTTTAATAAAGGCGTGGTTCATAACAACTCCTTAAAAATTGCACCCATGGCAATTGCACGAGCAGTATTAATGTGTCAATTACGGTATCGTCGGTCGATGGTAAATAAGGTGATAAACATCACACAGAGATTATTAGTAAAATAAATCAAATAACCGCCAGAGCATTACGTATTATTTTTTAACAAGCGACGTAATTTTAAAAATCAGATTAAAAACAGGCGGATTATCAAATAAATTCTAACTATATTTTTTTGCCTGTCTGGATCACATAATCCAGATATTTTCCCTGTATGTTAATTGCAGTCATGCTTCACACCGTCGTTAAAAAGGAAGACAGATGAAAATCAGTCGGGAAACACTCCACCAGCTAATTGAGAATAAACTCTGCCTGGCTGGGTTAAAACGTGAGCACGCTGCAACCGTTGCTGAAGTATTGGTTTACGCCGATGCCAGAGGGATCCACTCTCATGGCGCGGTACGCGTGGAATACTACGCAGAACGCATTTCAAAAGGCGGCACTAACCGCGAACCGGCATTCCGTCTTGAGGAGACAGGGCCGTGCTCAGCAATTTTACATGCCGACAACGCCGCCGGGCAGGTTGCCGCAAAAATGGCTATGGAACATGCCATCAAAACCGCCCAACAAAATGGCGTTGCCGTGGTCGGCATTAGCCGGATGGGGCACAGCGGTGCAATCTCTTATTTTGTGCAGCAGGCAGCTCACGCCGGATTAATTGGCATTTCGATGTGTCAGTCCGATCCCATGGTGGTGCCATTTGGCGGGGCGGAAATTTACTACGGTACTAACCCGCTGGCCTTTGCCGCGCCGGGAGAAAGTGACGAGATCCTTACCTTTGATATGGCGACTACCGTACAGGCATGGGGGAAAGTACTCGACGCGCGCTCGCGCAATATGTCTATTCCGGAGACCTGGGCGGTCGATAAAAACGGAGCACCAACAGCCGATCCATTCTCGGTTAACGCCCTGCTGCCCGCTGCCGGACCGAAAGGTTATGGCCTGATGATGATGATTGATCTGCTTTCAGGCGTGTTACTCGGTTTACCGTTCGGGCGTCAGGTCAGTTCAATGTATGACGATTTACACGCCGGACGTAATTTGGGGCAATTACATCTGGTAATTAATCCTGACTTTTTCTCCTCCAGCGAATTATTCCGACAACATCTTAGCCAGACCATGTGCGAATTAAATGCCATTACCCCCGCGCCCGGTTTTAGCCAGGTTTATTATCCCGGACAGGATCAAGATATTAAACAACGCAAAGCCGCCGTCGAAGGTATCGAGATTGTTGATGATATTTACCAGTATTTAATTTCCGACGCGCTTTATAACACGTCATATGAAACGAAAAATCCCTTTGCACAATAATAATTGAGACAGGACTTTCCTATGATCACACATTTTCGCCAGGCCATAGAAGAAACGCTGCCCTGGCTTTCCTCTTTTGGCGCAGACCCAACGGGTGGAATGACCCGTTTACTTTATTCGCCGGAATGGCTGGAAACCCAGCAACAATTCAAAAAAAGAATGGCCGTCAGCGGGCTGGAAACACATTTCGACAAAGTGGGGAATTTATACGGCCGCCTGAGCGGCACCGAATACCCACAGGAAGTGGTTCTGAGCGGTTCGCATATCGATACCGTTGTTAACGGCGGTAACCTTGACGGGCAATTCGGCGCACTGGCGGCGTGG
It includes:
- the lpxH gene encoding UDP-2,3-diacylglucosamine diphosphatase — protein: MATLFIADLHLCVEEPAITAGFLRFLAGEARKADALYILGDLFEAWIGDDDPSPFHRQMAAAIKAVSDSGVPCYFIHGNRDFLLGKRFARESGMTLLPEEKVLELYGRRVLIMHGDTLCTDDVGYQAFRAKVHKPWLQTLFLALPLFLRKRIAARMRANSKEANSSKSLAIMDVNQNAVVSAMEKHQVQWLIHGHTHRPAVHELIANAQPAFRVVLGAWHTEGSMVKVTADDVELIHFPF
- the purE gene encoding 5-(carboxyamino)imidazole ribonucleotide mutase — its product is MSSRNNPARVAIVMGSKSDWATMQFAAEIFEILNVPHHVEVVSAHRTPDKLFSFAESAEENGYQVIIAGAGGAAHLPGMIAAKTLVPVLGVPVQSAALSGVDSLYSIVQMPRGIPVGTLAIGKAGAANAALLTAQILATHDKELHQRLNDWRKAQTDEVLENPDPRGAA
- the purK gene encoding 5-(carboxyamino)imidazole ribonucleotide synthase gives rise to the protein MKQVCVLGNGQLGRMLRQAGEPLGIAVWPVGLDAEPAAVPFQQSVITAEIERWPETALTRELARHPAFVNRDVFPIIADRLTQKQLFDKLHLPTAPWQLLADRSEWPAVFDRLGELAIVKRRIGGYDGRGQWRLRADETEQLPAECYGECIVEQGINFSGEVSLVGARGFDGSTVFYPLTHNLHQDGILRTSVAFPQANAPQQAQAEEMLSAIMQELGYVGVMAMECFVTPQGLLINELAPRVHNSGHWTQNGASISQFELHLRAITDLPLPQPVVNSPSVMINLIGSDVNYDWLKLPLVHLHWYDKEVRPGRKVGHLNLTDSDTSRLTATLEALIPLLPPEYASGVIWAQSKFS
- a CDS encoding carbamate kinase, which produces MKTLVVALGGNALLQRGEALTAENQYRNIASAVPALARLARSYRLAIVHGNGPQVGLLALQNLAWKEVEPYPLDVLVAESQGMIGYMLAQSLSAQPQMPPVTTVLTRIEVSPDDPAFSQPEKFIGPVYQPEEQESLETAYGWQMKRDGKYLRRVVASPQPRKILDSEAIELLLKEGHVVICSGGGGVPVTDDGAGSEAVIDKDLAAALLARQINADGLVILTDADAVYENWGTPQQRAIRHATPDELAPFAKADGSMGPKVTAVSGYVRSRGKPAWIGALSQIEETLAGEAGTCISLSS
- a CDS encoding DUF2877 domain-containing protein encodes the protein MTIIHPLLASRSAPDYRQSWRLAGVWRRAINLLTESGELLTLHRQGSGFGPGGWVLRRAQFDALCGGLRGNERPQVVAQGICLGRFTVKQPQRYCLLRITPPAHPQPLAAAWMQRAEETGLFGPLVLALSDPLPAELRQFRHCFQTALNGVKTDWRHWLGKGPGLTPSHDDTLSGMLLAAWYYGALDARSGRPFFACSDNLQHVTTAVSVSYLRYAAQGYFASPLLHFVHALSCPKRIEAAIDSLLALGHTSGADTLLGFWLGQQLLQGTP
- a CDS encoding DUF1116 domain-containing protein, with product MFTSVAQANTAVIEQIRRARPHWLDVQPASSLISALNQGKTLLHAGPPMRWQEMTGPMKGACVGACLFEGWAKDEAQALAMLEQGEVNFIPCHHVNAVGPMGGITSASMPMLVVENVTDGNRAYCNLNEGIGKVMRFGAYGEDVLTRHRWMRDVLMPVLSAALGRMEHGIDLTTMMAQGITMGDEFHQRNIASSALLMRALAPQIARLDHDKQQIAEVMDFLSVTDQFFLNLAMAYCKAAMDAGAMIRAGSIVTAMTRNGNMFGIRVSGLGDRWFTAPVNTPQGLFFSGFSQEQANPDMGDSAITETFGIGGAAMIAAPGVTRFVGAGGVEAARTVSEEMAEIFLERNMQLPIPGWDFQGACLGLDIRRVVETGITPLINTGIAHKEAGIGQIGAGTVRAPLACFEQALEALAESMGIG
- the allD gene encoding ureidoglycolate dehydrogenase; the protein is MKISRETLHQLIENKLCLAGLKREHAATVAEVLVYADARGIHSHGAVRVEYYAERISKGGTNREPAFRLEETGPCSAILHADNAAGQVAAKMAMEHAIKTAQQNGVAVVGISRMGHSGAISYFVQQAAHAGLIGISMCQSDPMVVPFGGAEIYYGTNPLAFAAPGESDEILTFDMATTVQAWGKVLDARSRNMSIPETWAVDKNGAPTADPFSVNALLPAAGPKGYGLMMMIDLLSGVLLGLPFGRQVSSMYDDLHAGRNLGQLHLVINPDFFSSSELFRQHLSQTMCELNAITPAPGFSQVYYPGQDQDIKQRKAAVEGIEIVDDIYQYLISDALYNTSYETKNPFAQ